The Luteitalea sp. genome has a segment encoding these proteins:
- a CDS encoding helix-turn-helix domain-containing protein, translating to MPLAADQFYLEVGRRIQGLRATKGLTQAALGRLLNPPVTRASIANLESGRQGLLLHTFIQITKILECSLSDLIPPTTTARVDIALESQVARELGKAKVPDEARRRISQQFMLPAKKNKL from the coding sequence ATGCCGCTGGCCGCCGACCAGTTCTACCTTGAGGTTGGGCGCCGTATCCAGGGCCTTCGTGCCACCAAAGGCCTCACCCAGGCTGCCCTGGGTCGTTTGCTAAATCCTCCTGTCACCAGGGCCTCCATCGCCAACCTGGAGAGCGGCCGGCAAGGGCTCCTCCTCCACACGTTCATCCAAATCACCAAGATCCTCGAATGCAGCTTGAGCGACCTTATACCGCCTACCACCACCGCGCGCGTGGATATTGCGCTCGAATCCCAGGTCGCCCGTGAACTGGGCAAAGCTAAGGTTCCCGACGAAGCACGGAGGCGCATCAGCCAGCAGTTCATGCTGCCAGCGAAGAAGAACAAGTTATGA
- a CDS encoding nucleotidyltransferase: MATTVAQAFLDFKANLEITGLQKQTVSTRQAHVREVLEAGLEVEDSFLTGSSSRSTMIAPLNEADVDVLVVLPASYFHHYREQGTNGGPAGLLDLVKRTLRRTYTRTPDIGRNGQAVTIRFSGFVVDVVPGVRRQGGGFLIPNSITQKWLSTDPRTHVQLMVDANAAHGGSLVPMIKMLKGWNRASGGILRSFHLEVLALSILSNVRISDFPSGVRYVFDKGRALVTQRNPDPAGYGDDVGQYLNTQDKIQAAVAKFQVAYERAIRAEDHGRRGTLRDAIEAWRRVFGDYFPAYG, translated from the coding sequence ATGGCGACTACTGTGGCGCAGGCGTTTCTAGACTTCAAGGCCAACCTCGAGATCACGGGCCTCCAAAAGCAAACCGTTTCCACGCGGCAAGCGCACGTCCGAGAGGTTCTCGAGGCCGGTTTGGAAGTCGAGGACTCGTTCCTGACTGGCTCCTCTTCTAGAAGCACAATGATTGCTCCGCTCAACGAGGCGGACGTGGACGTGCTCGTCGTTCTGCCTGCGAGCTATTTCCACCACTATCGCGAACAGGGAACTAACGGCGGACCTGCCGGCCTCCTGGATCTCGTAAAACGAACCCTTCGCAGGACATACACCCGTACTCCGGACATTGGTCGCAATGGCCAAGCCGTGACGATACGATTCAGCGGCTTCGTCGTCGATGTTGTGCCCGGAGTTCGTCGCCAGGGCGGCGGATTCCTCATCCCGAACTCAATCACTCAGAAGTGGCTCTCAACCGATCCGCGGACCCACGTGCAACTCATGGTCGACGCCAACGCCGCGCATGGGGGTAGCCTGGTACCGATGATCAAGATGCTGAAGGGGTGGAACCGGGCGAGTGGTGGGATCCTGCGTTCGTTCCACCTTGAGGTGCTCGCGTTATCGATCCTTTCCAACGTGCGCATATCGGACTTCCCGTCTGGTGTCCGGTATGTCTTCGACAAAGGGCGCGCCTTGGTGACGCAGCGGAATCCTGACCCAGCTGGTTATGGCGACGATGTGGGTCAGTACCTCAACACGCAAGACAAGATTCAGGCCGCGGTCGCAAAGTTCCAGGTCGCGTATGAGCGAGCGATCCGCGCTGAGGATCACGGCCGTCGGGGTACGCTGCGAGACGCCATAGAGGCGTGGCGGCGTGTGTTCGGCGACTATTTTCCGGCCTATGGTTGA
- a CDS encoding ImmA/IrrE family metallo-endopeptidase yields the protein MRLHWARNQAERLLQRLIEERRITVPPVDPHKVAKAVGLIVVLDDLGPEVSGLLIRRGEQALVAVRRSDPASRRNFTVAHEIGHHVLGHQFHAGEHVHVDKGNYISQRGPRSSTGADPREVEANQFAAALLMPSWLVQEEAERLGSPPLDSDVAEMARHFKVSEQAMTIRLTSLRLL from the coding sequence ATGAGACTACATTGGGCTCGCAATCAGGCGGAGCGATTGCTTCAGCGGCTCATTGAAGAGCGACGAATCACGGTGCCACCCGTTGATCCCCACAAAGTGGCCAAAGCGGTCGGACTGATCGTCGTTTTAGACGACCTTGGGCCTGAGGTTTCTGGGCTGCTGATCCGGCGAGGCGAGCAGGCGCTCGTGGCAGTTCGTCGTTCGGATCCGGCGAGCCGCCGAAACTTCACAGTCGCCCACGAAATCGGGCATCACGTGCTCGGCCATCAGTTCCATGCAGGCGAGCACGTTCATGTCGACAAAGGCAACTACATCAGCCAGCGCGGTCCTCGGTCGTCAACCGGCGCTGATCCGAGGGAAGTCGAGGCAAACCAGTTCGCCGCCGCTCTGCTGATGCCATCCTGGCTGGTCCAAGAAGAGGCCGAGAGGCTCGGCTCCCCACCTCTCGACTCCGACGTCGCGGAGATGGCAAGACACTTCAAGGTGAGCGAGCAGGCGATGACGATTCGGTTGACTAGCCTACGACTCCTGTAG
- a CDS encoding DUF4020 domain-containing protein — MPILDASNSTAPMSRQGPVIDVETSTPRPLHHALISLFRDESAVRVVTTNFDRHFTTALRERYPHVDIFTAPALPLGRDWTGLTYLHGAVERDRSHLVVTDRDFEQAYLADAWATRFLMTMFEAYVVLFVGYSHADPVMRYLARSFVGGTSRFALTLPDQDDHWTHLGIVPVHFPKRVAPDEYSALDDAIESWNAAARMGVFDHRLRIGQLVALPPPLEPENIDYLRGVVGNAVTLRFFVELATLREWLDWAIGERLLQPLIGPEPLGDTGRQVAHWFAERFVVPHAEVALQFVQNHLAILNPGCADAIAFRLAVGRDPLPDGVLRLWATALAAADNTHPHTLERLLRACVDSGDNATALVLFRVLLRPRLRFDPVWSGLHDETPPVLDVELALRGKPYDLRNAWDRSLRAEIPALHCQLLALATEWVYEASGLLRAAGKATDTWDPLSFHRSAIEEHEQDHTHDDWGLIIDIARDTIDWAVIHDATLASATIAPWITAGPSLLKRLAIHGTARRTDVSPSEGLDLIERHQWLYDSGLKHETFELLRAVFPHATDDAQQHFVAYSMDAAVLSTDGEIDKDAARTINYERYNVAVWLVQVAPDSLIARDHLAQMQERHPDFAPRTHPDMDRWISSGWVGPRSPITAQELLAMQPSDAATYVSGYRPERPSFDGPDRSGLMTIFSQVAGQDRPWAMSVAQSLVAAGRWDGDLWGSLLQAWRAPTLSDVELRDVLAILDDHARVGATAALEAAHVIEDALDRTDLVEADIARIERIGERLLTISDGLPPSVYTNGVLDWLTSALNHPAGEVAMAWIKAVSKRMSASADGWNGLPPETRERFEGLLHGEGHNASLARVIFASQVHFLFRADRAWTEVNVVPLFDWAVDADRASQAWHGFLTWGRWNDPLFACMLPFTQQTFTRIDALGEQAHAFVTALANVAAYSQLDPWINAGWLFQFVREASEAHRAEWARTFGRSLEAGSTEGSAAIWQRWLSSYWQARITGVPRPFADAEREAMVAWVCPLKGNFQDVIRFLASAPPDVLDHFTLYRLKQCGLAESHSAAIGKLLADLLPHVTEVQHDTGELFDLAAGALAGGADRGDVRRIAAEMLRLGLTDGERLRRMADDAPDGA; from the coding sequence ATGCCTATCTTGGACGCGTCGAACAGCACGGCACCAATGTCCAGGCAAGGGCCCGTCATAGACGTGGAGACGTCCACGCCGCGCCCCCTGCATCACGCACTGATCAGCCTGTTTCGAGACGAATCGGCCGTTCGGGTGGTGACGACGAACTTTGACCGACATTTCACGACCGCACTCCGCGAACGCTATCCTCATGTCGACATCTTCACCGCTCCGGCGTTGCCTTTGGGGCGCGACTGGACTGGGTTGACCTACCTGCATGGGGCTGTGGAACGAGACCGCAGCCACCTCGTCGTGACTGATCGCGACTTCGAGCAGGCGTACCTCGCCGACGCGTGGGCCACTCGGTTCCTCATGACCATGTTCGAGGCGTACGTGGTTCTGTTCGTTGGGTACAGTCACGCCGACCCCGTCATGAGGTATCTGGCGCGCAGTTTCGTCGGCGGCACGTCGCGATTCGCGCTCACGCTCCCTGATCAAGATGATCACTGGACACACCTGGGCATCGTTCCGGTTCACTTCCCGAAACGAGTCGCTCCGGACGAGTACAGTGCCCTCGATGACGCCATTGAGAGCTGGAATGCCGCGGCGCGCATGGGCGTGTTCGATCATCGCTTGCGGATCGGCCAGCTGGTCGCGCTACCGCCGCCGCTCGAACCCGAGAACATCGACTACCTGCGAGGCGTTGTGGGCAATGCCGTGACGCTCCGCTTCTTCGTTGAGCTGGCGACTCTCCGTGAATGGCTTGATTGGGCCATTGGCGAACGCCTTCTTCAGCCGCTCATAGGACCGGAGCCGCTTGGCGACACTGGCCGGCAGGTCGCGCATTGGTTCGCGGAACGATTCGTCGTTCCCCATGCCGAGGTTGCACTGCAGTTCGTCCAGAATCACCTCGCAATACTGAATCCGGGCTGCGCAGATGCGATTGCGTTTCGGCTAGCCGTCGGTCGAGACCCTTTGCCGGACGGCGTTCTACGGTTGTGGGCAACCGCGCTCGCGGCTGCGGACAACACTCATCCACACACTCTTGAGAGGCTGCTGCGCGCCTGCGTGGATAGCGGCGACAACGCCACGGCCTTGGTCCTCTTCCGCGTCCTGCTGCGTCCGCGCTTACGCTTCGATCCGGTGTGGAGTGGGCTGCATGATGAGACCCCGCCGGTGCTCGATGTGGAATTGGCCCTCAGAGGCAAGCCGTACGATCTTCGCAACGCCTGGGACCGATCGCTACGGGCCGAGATCCCAGCGCTCCACTGTCAGCTCTTAGCCTTGGCGACCGAGTGGGTTTACGAGGCGTCGGGGCTGTTGCGCGCTGCCGGGAAGGCAACAGACACCTGGGATCCTTTGAGCTTTCACCGATCCGCGATCGAAGAGCATGAGCAGGACCACACGCACGACGACTGGGGCCTGATCATCGATATCGCGAGGGACACCATCGACTGGGCAGTCATCCATGACGCGACGCTGGCGAGCGCGACGATCGCACCTTGGATCACCGCCGGCCCGTCGCTCCTTAAGAGGCTCGCGATCCATGGAACCGCACGTCGAACCGACGTGTCACCGTCCGAAGGACTCGATCTGATCGAACGTCACCAGTGGCTGTACGACTCTGGCTTGAAACACGAGACGTTCGAATTGCTTCGCGCCGTGTTTCCCCACGCAACTGATGACGCACAGCAACACTTTGTCGCCTACTCGATGGATGCCGCCGTTCTCTCCACGGACGGAGAGATTGACAAGGACGCCGCGCGGACGATCAACTACGAGCGCTACAACGTGGCTGTGTGGTTGGTGCAAGTCGCACCGGATTCGCTGATCGCGCGGGACCACCTCGCCCAAATGCAGGAGAGACACCCTGACTTCGCGCCTCGAACGCATCCTGACATGGATCGTTGGATCAGCTCAGGGTGGGTCGGTCCCCGCAGTCCGATAACTGCCCAAGAGCTCCTCGCGATGCAGCCGTCCGACGCGGCCACCTATGTCAGCGGCTATCGGCCGGAGAGGCCGAGCTTTGACGGCCCCGACCGTTCAGGATTGATGACCATCTTCTCCCAGGTGGCAGGTCAAGACAGGCCCTGGGCCATGTCGGTTGCGCAATCCCTCGTCGCGGCAGGCCGTTGGGACGGTGATCTGTGGGGCTCTCTCCTTCAGGCTTGGCGCGCACCCACTCTGTCGGACGTGGAACTCCGAGACGTGTTGGCCATCCTGGACGACCATGCTCGAGTCGGGGCGACAGCGGCTCTCGAGGCTGCTCACGTAATCGAAGACGCACTCGACCGAACGGATCTTGTTGAAGCGGACATCGCCCGGATTGAACGGATCGGCGAACGACTCCTGACGATCTCCGATGGCCTGCCTCCAAGTGTGTACACGAATGGCGTCCTTGACTGGCTGACTAGCGCGCTCAACCATCCGGCGGGCGAGGTCGCAATGGCTTGGATCAAGGCGGTGTCCAAGCGGATGAGTGCATCGGCCGACGGATGGAACGGGTTGCCGCCAGAGACTCGTGAGCGATTCGAGGGGCTGCTTCATGGCGAGGGGCACAATGCATCGCTCGCGCGCGTGATCTTCGCGAGCCAAGTCCACTTCCTGTTCAGAGCGGATCGCGCCTGGACAGAAGTGAATGTCGTGCCTCTCTTCGATTGGGCAGTCGACGCGGACCGCGCGAGTCAGGCGTGGCACGGTTTCCTGACTTGGGGACGGTGGAACGACCCACTCTTTGCCTGCATGTTGCCATTCACACAACAAACGTTCACGCGCATCGACGCCCTCGGCGAGCAAGCGCACGCCTTCGTGACGGCTCTTGCGAACGTCGCGGCGTACTCGCAGCTTGATCCTTGGATCAATGCCGGATGGCTCTTTCAGTTCGTGCGTGAGGCGAGCGAAGCTCACCGTGCCGAGTGGGCCCGAACGTTTGGTCGAAGTCTGGAGGCCGGGTCCACCGAAGGAAGCGCGGCCATATGGCAACGTTGGCTATCCAGCTACTGGCAGGCTCGCATTACGGGCGTGCCGCGGCCGTTCGCCGATGCGGAAAGAGAAGCGATGGTCGCTTGGGTATGCCCGCTGAAGGGCAACTTTCAGGACGTGATTCGATTCTTGGCGAGTGCCCCGCCCGACGTCCTGGACCACTTCACCCTGTATCGCCTCAAACAGTGTGGCCTTGCCGAGTCCCACAGTGCAGCCATCGGCAAACTGCTGGCCGACCTGCTTCCGCACGTCACCGAAGTCCAGCACGACACCGGTGAACTGTTCGACCTTGCAGCCGGTGCCCTTGCGGGCGGGGCAGACCGGGGGGACGTACGGCGAATTGCCGCCGAGATGCTGCGTCTCGGACTCACGGATGGCGAGCGGCTGCGCCGTATGGCGGACGACGCGCCGGACGGAGCCTAG
- a CDS encoding SLATT domain-containing protein, producing the protein MTRFHLGIGVPNAVFAATAGAIAFSFFANVWLRLAAGLLSGAAAALAALQTFLNPNERAAAHLNAGNKYEALNGRARIFWTVECWTDEPARVLTERLKDLALEKGRLNETCPQIPRWAYGQAKKVISDGEGTYSVDKPGRLSDRKAGVGAEESPED; encoded by the coding sequence ATGACACGATTCCATCTTGGCATCGGGGTGCCGAATGCCGTCTTCGCCGCGACCGCTGGTGCGATTGCCTTCTCGTTCTTCGCGAACGTCTGGCTCAGGCTGGCCGCTGGACTATTGTCGGGTGCGGCAGCGGCGCTGGCCGCGCTCCAAACGTTCCTCAACCCCAATGAACGGGCCGCAGCCCACCTGAATGCCGGGAACAAGTACGAGGCGCTTAACGGTCGGGCGCGCATCTTCTGGACGGTCGAATGCTGGACAGATGAGCCTGCACGCGTCTTGACGGAGCGTCTGAAGGACCTTGCGCTGGAGAAGGGTCGACTGAACGAAACGTGCCCACAGATTCCGCGATGGGCTTACGGGCAGGCAAAGAAGGTTATCTCTGACGGCGAGGGCACGTACTCCGTCGACAAGCCAGGGCGTCTCTCAGATCGCAAGGCCGGGGTCGGAGCCGAGGAATCTCCCGAGGATTGA